The following are encoded together in the Ralstonia insidiosa genome:
- a CDS encoding DMT family transporter, protein MPIHALFLIAAMALVGSNVGFGKSIVAVMPVMLFALMRFLIAIVCMAPWYKPSRMQRVTRGEWTNLFLQAFFGTFGFTLLMLNGVKLTSALAAGIITSTIPATVALLSWLVLREKPSGRTFVSVVLAVAGVAILNAYRGGESSGATPADASQALLGNALVMGAVICESIYVILSRRLTQTLPAIEICAYTHLIGGLLMLPLGLVPLLTFDASNVPASIWGLVVWYALSASIFSFWLWMKGIRHVPAHLAGVFTSVLPIAAATYGIVALGETPGWPHAVALACVVAGILVASWPARPRQPVRRGRVVDPLDPLDPSLDRE, encoded by the coding sequence GTGCCCATCCACGCCCTTTTCCTGATTGCTGCCATGGCACTGGTCGGCAGCAACGTCGGCTTCGGCAAATCGATCGTCGCCGTCATGCCGGTGATGCTGTTTGCGTTGATGCGCTTTTTGATCGCCATCGTGTGCATGGCACCGTGGTACAAGCCGTCGCGCATGCAGCGCGTGACGCGCGGCGAATGGACCAACCTCTTCCTGCAGGCGTTCTTCGGCACCTTCGGTTTCACGCTGCTGATGCTCAACGGTGTGAAGCTCACGTCGGCGCTGGCTGCCGGCATCATCACCAGCACGATCCCGGCCACGGTGGCGCTGCTGTCGTGGCTGGTGCTGCGCGAGAAGCCGTCGGGACGGACCTTCGTGTCGGTCGTGCTGGCCGTGGCAGGCGTGGCCATTCTCAACGCGTACCGTGGTGGCGAATCCTCCGGCGCGACGCCTGCGGATGCCTCACAAGCGTTGCTGGGCAATGCGCTGGTGATGGGCGCGGTGATCTGCGAATCGATCTACGTGATTTTGTCTCGGCGGTTGACGCAAACGTTGCCCGCCATCGAGATCTGCGCGTACACGCACCTGATCGGCGGCCTGCTGATGCTGCCGCTGGGCCTGGTGCCGCTGCTGACATTCGATGCATCGAACGTGCCGGCTTCCATCTGGGGCCTGGTGGTCTGGTACGCGCTGTCGGCCAGTATCTTCTCCTTCTGGCTGTGGATGAAGGGCATTCGGCACGTGCCGGCGCACTTGGCAGGTGTGTTCACCTCGGTGCTGCCGATTGCTGCGGCCACGTACGGCATCGTCGCGCTGGGTGAAACACCGGGCTGGCCACATGCCGTGGCGCTGGCCTGCGTGGTGGCGGGCATCCTGGTGGCGAGCTGGCCGGCGCGGCCTCGCCAACCTGTGCGGCGCGGCCGGGTAGTCGATCCGCTGGACCC
- the acs gene encoding acetate--CoA ligase yields MAGIESVLQELRVFDPPESFVKQANIAGMDAYRALCAEAEHDYEGFWARLAHEHLLWHKPFSKVLDESNAPFYKWFEDGEINASYNCLERNLENGNADKVAIIFETDDGKVTRVTYRELHARVCRFANGLKALGIKKGDRVVIYMPMSVEGIVAMQACARIGATHSVVFGGFSAKSLQERIVDVGAVALITADEQMRGGKALPLKAIADEALAMEGTDAVKHVIVYRRTNGKVNWVEGRDRAMDEVEAGQPDTCEVTPVGAEHPLFILYTSGSTGKPKGVQHSTGGYLLWALLTMQWTFDLKPDDVFWCTADIGWVTGHTYIAYGPLAAGATQVVFEGVPTYPNAGRFWDMIQRHKVNTFYTAPTAIRSLIKAAEADEKVHPKQYDLSSLRLLGTVGEPINPEAWMWYHTNIGGGRCPVVDTFWQTETGGHMMTPLPGATPLVPGSCTLPLPGIMAAIVDETGQDLPNGQGGILVVKRPWPSMIRNIWGDPERFKKSYFPEELGGKLYLAGDGSIRDKDTGYFTIMGRIDDVLNVSGHRMGTMEIESALVANPLVAEAAVVGRPDDMTGEAICAFVVLKRSRPDGDEAKQIAADLRNWVGKEIGPIAKPKDIRFGDNLPKTRSGKIMRRLLRSLAKGEDITQDTSTLENPAILDQLKETR; encoded by the coding sequence ATGGCTGGCATTGAATCTGTTCTGCAGGAACTGCGCGTCTTCGACCCGCCCGAGTCCTTCGTCAAACAGGCCAACATCGCCGGCATGGACGCCTACCGTGCCCTGTGCGCCGAGGCCGAGCACGACTACGAAGGCTTCTGGGCGCGCCTCGCACACGAGCACCTGCTCTGGCACAAGCCGTTCAGCAAGGTGCTGGATGAATCCAACGCGCCGTTCTACAAGTGGTTTGAAGACGGCGAGATCAACGCCTCGTACAACTGCCTCGAACGCAACCTTGAGAACGGCAATGCCGACAAGGTCGCCATCATCTTCGAAACCGACGATGGCAAGGTCACCCGCGTTACCTACCGCGAACTGCACGCACGCGTCTGCCGCTTCGCCAACGGCCTGAAGGCACTGGGCATCAAGAAGGGCGATCGCGTCGTCATCTACATGCCGATGTCGGTGGAGGGCATCGTCGCCATGCAGGCCTGCGCACGTATCGGGGCCACGCACTCGGTGGTGTTCGGCGGCTTCTCGGCCAAGTCGCTGCAGGAGCGCATCGTCGACGTGGGCGCGGTGGCGCTCATCACGGCGGATGAACAAATGCGCGGCGGCAAGGCGCTGCCGCTCAAGGCTATCGCCGATGAAGCGCTGGCCATGGAGGGCACCGACGCCGTCAAGCACGTGATCGTCTACCGCCGCACCAACGGTAAGGTGAACTGGGTCGAAGGCCGTGACCGTGCGATGGATGAAGTCGAAGCCGGCCAGCCGGACACCTGCGAAGTCACCCCGGTGGGCGCCGAGCATCCGCTGTTCATCCTCTACACCTCGGGTTCGACCGGCAAGCCGAAGGGCGTGCAGCACAGCACGGGCGGCTACCTGCTGTGGGCGCTGCTGACCATGCAGTGGACCTTCGACCTCAAGCCCGACGACGTCTTCTGGTGCACGGCCGACATTGGCTGGGTGACCGGCCACACGTATATCGCCTACGGGCCGCTGGCTGCCGGCGCAACGCAGGTCGTGTTTGAAGGCGTGCCGACCTACCCGAACGCTGGCCGCTTCTGGGACATGATCCAGCGTCACAAGGTCAATACCTTCTACACCGCGCCGACGGCTATCCGCTCGCTCATCAAGGCGGCTGAGGCGGACGAGAAAGTCCACCCGAAGCAATACGACCTGTCGAGCCTGCGCCTGCTGGGCACCGTGGGTGAGCCGATCAACCCGGAAGCCTGGATGTGGTACCACACGAACATTGGCGGTGGCCGTTGCCCGGTGGTCGATACCTTCTGGCAGACCGAAACCGGCGGTCACATGATGACCCCGCTGCCGGGCGCCACGCCGCTGGTGCCGGGTTCATGCACGCTGCCGCTGCCGGGCATCATGGCTGCCATCGTCGATGAAACCGGGCAGGACCTGCCGAACGGGCAGGGCGGCATCCTGGTCGTCAAGCGTCCGTGGCCCTCGATGATCCGCAACATCTGGGGCGACCCGGAGCGCTTCAAGAAGAGCTACTTCCCGGAAGAGCTGGGCGGCAAGCTGTACTTGGCGGGCGACGGTTCCATCCGCGACAAGGACACCGGCTACTTCACCATCATGGGCCGTATCGACGACGTGCTGAACGTGTCGGGCCACCGCATGGGCACGATGGAGATCGAGTCGGCGCTGGTGGCGAACCCGCTGGTGGCGGAAGCCGCCGTGGTGGGCCGTCCGGATGACATGACCGGCGAAGCCATCTGCGCATTCGTGGTGCTCAAGCGTTCGCGCCCCGATGGCGATGAGGCCAAGCAGATCGCTGCTGACCTGCGCAACTGGGTCGGCAAGGAGATCGGCCCGATCGCCAAGCCCAAGGACATCCGCTTTGGCGACAACCTGCCCAAGACGCGCTCCGGCAAAATCATGCGCCGACTGTTGCGCTCCCTGGCCAAGGGGGAGGACATCACGCAGGACACGTCCACGCTGGAGAACCCGGCAATCCTCGACCAGTTGAAGGAAACCCGCTAA
- a CDS encoding sodium:solute symporter family protein: protein MLATDPQQDSRFRKRLFLYYGLYTVGLLLFIVMMGAIEHVRGPGVWLGYVFLFVTIAIYACIGLICRTADLTEYYVAGRRVPAFFNGMATAADWMSAASFIGLAGIVFASGYEGLAYVMGWTGGYCLVAFLLAPYLRKFGGYTVPDFLATRYGNGERGGSSVVRGIAVLGATLCSFVYLVAQIQGVGLVVTRFIGVEFSVGVFFGLAGILVCSFLGGMRAVTWTQVAQYIIMIVSFLGVVGLIGWHRYHDPVPQFSTGHLLQQIEKEELRIAHDPAEQRVRDHFLAEAQALQEHIARLPQSFEESREALNTQLKLARERNAPLREIKTLERAREEFPADAASASILWNLEREAALERSRAAPPSSEPFPSKSEAERGTERLNFVLLVFCLMVGTASLPHILTRFHTTPSVRETRNSVSWTLFFVALLYVSAPALAALVKLDLLQHLVGTPFADLPQWIVPWRKVDPAVLTLRDINGDGIVQWAEVMIQPDMVVLAAPEIAGLPYVLSGLIAAGALAAALSTADGLLLAIANALSHDVYFHMIDNTASHQRRVTSAKVVLLAVALLAAYVTSLKPGNILFLVGAAFSLAASCFFPVLVLGVFWKRTNRAGAIAGMLTGLAVSVYYIFVNYPFFTRMTGILGQPWFGVDPIASGAFGVPAGFVAAIAVSLLTKPNRPVVDKLVGYLRDPL, encoded by the coding sequence ATCTTGGCTACTGACCCTCAACAAGACAGCCGCTTTCGCAAGCGGCTGTTTCTGTATTACGGGCTCTACACCGTAGGGCTGCTGCTGTTCATCGTCATGATGGGGGCGATCGAGCACGTGCGCGGGCCGGGCGTGTGGCTCGGTTATGTGTTCCTGTTCGTCACCATCGCCATCTATGCGTGCATTGGGCTGATCTGCCGCACGGCGGATCTGACTGAGTACTACGTGGCCGGGCGCCGCGTGCCCGCGTTCTTCAACGGCATGGCCACCGCGGCTGACTGGATGAGCGCCGCCTCGTTCATTGGCCTGGCGGGCATCGTGTTCGCCTCCGGTTATGAAGGACTGGCCTATGTGATGGGCTGGACTGGCGGCTACTGCCTGGTCGCCTTTCTGCTGGCACCGTACTTGCGCAAGTTTGGCGGCTACACGGTGCCGGACTTTCTTGCCACACGCTATGGCAATGGCGAGCGCGGCGGCAGCTCGGTGGTGCGTGGTATTGCCGTGCTGGGCGCGACGCTGTGTTCCTTTGTCTACCTTGTCGCGCAGATCCAGGGCGTGGGGCTGGTGGTGACGCGCTTCATCGGCGTGGAGTTTTCAGTGGGCGTGTTCTTCGGGCTGGCGGGCATTCTGGTGTGCTCGTTCCTGGGGGGCATGCGTGCCGTGACTTGGACGCAGGTGGCGCAGTACATCATCATGATCGTGTCGTTCCTGGGCGTGGTTGGGCTGATTGGCTGGCATCGGTATCACGATCCGGTGCCGCAGTTCTCGACCGGTCATCTGCTGCAGCAGATCGAGAAGGAGGAACTGCGCATTGCCCATGATCCGGCCGAGCAGCGCGTGCGTGACCATTTCCTGGCCGAAGCGCAGGCCCTGCAGGAGCACATTGCCCGGTTGCCGCAATCGTTCGAGGAGTCGCGCGAGGCGCTGAACACGCAGCTGAAGCTGGCGCGTGAGCGCAATGCGCCGCTGCGCGAGATCAAGACGCTGGAGCGTGCGCGCGAGGAGTTTCCTGCGGATGCGGCCAGCGCGTCGATTCTGTGGAACCTGGAGCGCGAAGCGGCCCTGGAGCGCAGTCGCGCCGCACCACCGTCCAGCGAGCCGTTTCCGTCCAAATCTGAGGCCGAGCGCGGCACCGAACGGCTGAACTTCGTGCTGCTGGTGTTCTGCCTGATGGTGGGCACGGCCAGCCTGCCGCACATCCTCACGCGCTTTCACACCACACCGTCGGTGCGCGAGACACGCAACTCGGTGAGCTGGACGTTGTTCTTCGTGGCGCTGCTGTATGTCTCTGCGCCGGCGCTGGCGGCGCTCGTCAAGCTGGACCTGCTGCAGCATCTTGTGGGCACGCCGTTTGCCGATCTGCCGCAGTGGATCGTGCCGTGGCGCAAGGTCGACCCGGCTGTCCTGACGCTGCGCGATATCAATGGCGACGGCATCGTCCAGTGGGCAGAGGTGATGATCCAGCCGGACATGGTGGTGCTGGCGGCACCCGAGATCGCGGGGCTGCCGTATGTGCTGTCCGGGCTGATTGCCGCCGGTGCGCTGGCGGCTGCGCTGTCGACGGCTGACGGCCTGCTGCTGGCGATTGCCAATGCGCTGTCGCACGACGTGTACTTCCACATGATCGACAACACGGCCAGCCATCAACGGCGCGTGACCAGCGCCAAGGTGGTGTTGCTGGCGGTGGCCTTGCTGGCGGCGTATGTGACCTCACTCAAGCCCGGCAACATTCTCTTCCTGGTGGGGGCGGCGTTTTCGCTGGCAGCTTCGTGCTTCTTCCCGGTGTTGGTGCTGGGTGTGTTCTGGAAGCGCACCAATCGCGCGGGTGCCATCGCCGGCATGCTCACCGGGCTGGCGGTGAGCGTCTATTACATCTTCGTCAACTATCCGTTCTTCACGCGCATGACGGGCATCCTGGGCCAGCCGTGGTTTGGTGTGGACCCGATTGCCTCGGGTGCGTTTGGTGTGCCGGCCGGGTTTGTGGCGGCCATAGCCGTCAGCCTGCTGACCAAGCCGAACCGGCCGGTGGTGGACAAGCTGGTTGGCTATCTGCGCGATCCGCTGTAG